A DNA window from Iodobacter ciconiae contains the following coding sequences:
- a CDS encoding DUF4390 domain-containing protein, translating to MTPCRAQSQPRLFKLALFCISCLLCAWVWADAGDIKVQKAEASFADNRIEIAARFDISLSNDLQEALKNGLSLAFVYEFQLTRPRMYSWYRQISDGFGPNAMLSYQLSYHSLSRQYRLHIGSFYRNFSNVNDALAALGIVRNWGILSDSNIARDRNPDFAGKVRLKLDRSRLPKTYQLTAFGHEEWQLESPWVDLVKVRTEDAVSNE from the coding sequence ATGACGCCCTGCCGTGCACAAAGCCAGCCTCGTCTTTTCAAGCTGGCTTTGTTTTGCATAAGCTGCCTGCTCTGCGCGTGGGTCTGGGCTGATGCTGGAGACATCAAAGTACAAAAAGCAGAAGCGAGCTTTGCTGATAACCGGATTGAAATTGCCGCCCGGTTCGATATCTCGCTTTCTAATGATTTACAAGAAGCACTCAAAAACGGACTGTCACTGGCCTTTGTCTACGAATTCCAGCTGACCCGCCCCCGGATGTACTCATGGTATCGCCAGATCTCCGACGGCTTTGGCCCCAATGCAATGCTAAGCTACCAGCTATCCTATCATTCGCTATCAAGGCAATACCGCCTGCACATTGGCAGCTTTTACCGCAACTTTAGCAATGTGAATGACGCACTGGCAGCACTAGGTATTGTGAGAAACTGGGGAATACTGAGCGACAGCAATATCGCCCGCGACCGCAATCCTGATTTTGCAGGCAAAGTACGTTTAAAACTTGATCGCTCACGCCTGCCAAAAACCTATCAGCTCACCGCCTTTGGTCACGAAGAGTGGCAATTAGAATCACCCTGGGTTGATCTGGTCAAGGTACGCACCGAAGACGCCGTCAGTAATGAGTAA
- a CDS encoding LysM peptidoglycan-binding domain-containing protein: MRKTIISLLWVGVLLSGSAVADTLAMQDNAPDRYVVVKGDTLWGISGHFLKQPWRWPEIWQLNKTDIKNPHWIYPGDVVLLDKSSGKPRLRLLKNEKSPESVSASGKVSPRIRSTSLADGATPSIPLSAIAPFLDKPLVLDNETFAAAPRIAAGPDERVIFASGDKVYAVGLTGEVGDNWQVFRDGKNLIDPDDPEKKTGYWPPG, translated from the coding sequence ATGCGAAAAACAATTATATCGCTACTTTGGGTAGGCGTACTTTTATCTGGATCTGCAGTTGCAGATACTCTTGCCATGCAGGATAACGCGCCTGATCGTTATGTGGTGGTAAAAGGCGATACCCTCTGGGGTATTTCAGGTCATTTTTTGAAACAACCCTGGCGCTGGCCGGAAATCTGGCAGCTTAATAAAACAGATATCAAAAATCCACACTGGATTTATCCGGGAGATGTGGTTCTGCTGGATAAAAGTAGCGGCAAGCCGCGTCTGCGCTTGCTTAAAAACGAAAAATCGCCTGAATCTGTATCGGCTTCCGGTAAGGTTTCGCCGCGTATCCGTTCGACATCTTTAGCTGATGGTGCAACACCCAGCATCCCTTTATCAGCGATTGCTCCTTTTCTGGACAAACCTCTGGTTCTTGACAACGAAACCTTTGCAGCTGCTCCCCGGATTGCTGCCGGCCCGGATGAACGTGTGATTTTTGCCAGTGGTGATAAGGTTTATGCGGTAGGTCTGACGGGGGAGGTTGGGGATAACTGGCAGGTTTTCCGTGATGGTAAAAATCTGATTGATCCGGATGATCCTGAAAAAAAAACGGGTTATTGGCCACCAGGTTGA
- the rsmB gene encoding 16S rRNA (cytosine(967)-C(5))-methyltransferase RsmB, which translates to MLATQKFASRIVACVLAGQNLTEALNKVWREDPSLLPRQKGAIQDVSYGTLRQLGLIESILKQLLQKPLHEPELKALLLVAVYQLQFSRSAPHAIVDHAVKVAMQTGAGHGKGLVNGVLRNFLRQKDDLFKMSQNSEYGQYSHPAWWISAMRKTYPRQWRNILLANNQHPPMTLRVNLNKTSCDAYIALLALDEIAASSSDGLSIQLLHPVGVDRLPHFFDGWVSVQDLGAQYAARILDVADGQRVLDSCAAPGGKSGHILELANVSLTAIDNDAARLRRVQENIDRLGQTATLQLGDASQPDSWWDGQQFDRVLADVPCSATGVVRRHPDIKWLRRPEDFAGFARQQAQMLDALWPLVAPGGKLLYATCSVFAAENTEAANAFVARHANAERLPLPDFIPADGQLLPTPEHDGFFYALFAKTA; encoded by the coding sequence TTGCTTGCTACCCAAAAATTTGCCAGCCGTATTGTGGCCTGTGTCCTTGCCGGTCAAAACCTGACTGAAGCCTTAAATAAAGTCTGGCGGGAAGATCCCAGCCTGCTGCCACGCCAGAAAGGTGCTATCCAGGATGTAAGCTATGGCACTTTACGCCAGCTTGGCTTAATCGAAAGCATCCTGAAACAGCTCCTGCAAAAGCCATTGCATGAACCGGAGCTTAAAGCATTATTGCTGGTTGCCGTTTATCAGCTGCAATTTAGCCGCTCTGCCCCGCACGCCATTGTGGATCATGCCGTTAAAGTGGCAATGCAAACAGGCGCAGGCCACGGCAAGGGGCTGGTTAATGGTGTATTGCGTAATTTTCTGCGCCAGAAAGATGATCTTTTCAAAATGTCGCAAAACAGTGAATACGGCCAATACTCGCATCCTGCCTGGTGGATTTCGGCGATGCGCAAAACCTACCCCAGACAATGGCGTAATATTTTGCTGGCCAATAACCAGCATCCGCCAATGACTCTCCGGGTTAATCTGAACAAAACCAGTTGCGATGCCTACATCGCCCTGCTGGCTCTTGATGAAATCGCAGCCAGCTCAAGCGATGGCTTATCCATTCAGCTGCTGCATCCTGTAGGTGTTGATCGTTTGCCACACTTTTTTGATGGCTGGGTATCAGTACAGGATCTGGGCGCGCAATATGCAGCAAGGATTTTAGATGTGGCCGACGGCCAGCGTGTACTGGATTCCTGCGCGGCTCCCGGTGGAAAAAGCGGCCATATTTTGGAGCTGGCAAATGTCAGTTTAACGGCAATCGATAACGATGCCGCCCGCCTTCGCCGTGTACAAGAAAACATAGACCGGCTGGGCCAGACCGCCACCTTACAGCTAGGCGACGCCAGCCAGCCGGACTCTTGGTGGGATGGGCAGCAATTTGACCGTGTCCTTGCCGATGTGCCTTGCTCGGCCACCGGAGTAGTGCGCCGCCACCCCGATATCAAATGGCTGCGCCGCCCTGAAGATTTTGCCGGCTTTGCACGCCAGCAGGCTCAAATGCTTGATGCGCTCTGGCCACTCGTAGCGCCGGGCGGCAAACTCCTGTACGCTACCTGCTCTGTTTTTGCGGCGGAAAATACCGAGGCAGCAAACGCATTTGTCGCTCGCCATGCCAACGCAGAACGATTGCCTTTACCCGATTTTATTCCCGCAGATGGTCAACTACTGCCAACACCGGAACATGATGGCTTTTTCTACGCCCTTTTTGCCAAAACGGCATAA
- the fmt gene encoding methionyl-tRNA formyltransferase, with amino-acid sequence MKIIFAGTPDFAACALQALIAAGHEIALVLTQPDRPAGRGMKLTASPVKVLAEQHGISVYQPEKLRTPEQQAPLAVINADIMIVAAYGIILPQTVLDLPKLGCLNIHGSLLPRWRGAAPIHRAILAGDTETGITIMQMDAGLDTGDMLSIHHTAIEAGDTTASLHDKLAAQGAKALVEALEDLPVLQQRRQMQPEAGVTYADKLKREESQIDWHKSAIELDRMIRAFNPFPSAQTLLEGQALKIWQATVCPQNGPPGTVLAADKDGLLVACGKGSLRITELQKAGSKRVAAAAFLAGNEIQPGLQLGK; translated from the coding sequence ATGAAAATAATCTTTGCCGGTACGCCGGATTTTGCTGCTTGTGCTCTGCAAGCACTGATTGCGGCAGGGCATGAAATTGCTCTGGTCCTAACACAGCCTGACCGGCCTGCAGGACGCGGAATGAAGCTCACAGCATCCCCGGTCAAAGTGCTGGCAGAGCAGCATGGAATCAGCGTATATCAACCAGAAAAACTGCGCACACCAGAGCAGCAGGCCCCTCTGGCTGTAATAAATGCCGACATCATGATTGTTGCTGCGTATGGCATTATTTTGCCGCAGACAGTGCTTGATCTGCCCAAGCTGGGCTGCCTGAATATTCATGGCTCGCTCCTGCCCCGCTGGCGCGGCGCTGCCCCTATTCATCGTGCCATTTTGGCCGGAGACACCGAGACAGGCATTACCATTATGCAAATGGATGCGGGCCTGGATACGGGTGATATGTTGTCCATCCACCACACCGCAATCGAGGCGGGCGATACCACGGCAAGCCTGCACGACAAACTGGCAGCCCAGGGCGCAAAAGCCCTTGTTGAAGCCCTGGAAGATTTACCCGTGCTCCAGCAAAGACGCCAGATGCAGCCCGAGGCTGGTGTCACCTACGCTGACAAGCTAAAGAGAGAAGAATCACAAATTGACTGGCACAAATCAGCGATCGAGCTTGACCGGATGATCCGTGCGTTCAACCCCTTTCCTTCGGCTCAGACTCTGCTCGAAGGGCAGGCGCTGAAAATATGGCAAGCCACTGTTTGCCCGCAAAACGGCCCCCCCGGAACAGTACTTGCCGCAGATAAAGATGGGCTGCTGGTAGCCTGCGGCAAAGGATCGCTCCGTATTACCGAGCTGCAAAAAGCAGGCAGCAAGCGTGTTGCAGCCGCAGCGTTTTTAGCGGGAAACGAGATTCAACCCGGGCTTCAGCTGGGAAAATAA
- the dprA gene encoding DNA-processing protein DprA, which produces MSEDEVRLWLRFTTVVKVGPRKQIALLTRFKTPEAALAAHPDELAEVLSPSTLKAWLAVADIEETVQQTLAWQAEEGNRLLCLGDTDYPASLLDLPDAPALLYVKGRADLLSAPALAIVGSRSATPQGLDNAREFAQCFSGAGLTVVSGLAAGIDAAAHQGALAAAASTIAVVGTGLDRVYPASNRELAHQIACDGVIFSELALGSPPKAEHFPRRNRMIAALGLGCLVVEATVGSGSLITAKQAADIGREVFAIPGSIHSPQARGCHQLIKQGAKLVESADDVLSELAWTSSVQVSGKQKASKSSPFLQDMGFDPVDIETLSQRSGLTTDRLSAMLLTLELEGCIVALPGSRYQRIA; this is translated from the coding sequence ATGAGCGAGGATGAAGTGCGGCTTTGGCTGCGCTTCACCACCGTTGTCAAAGTGGGGCCAAGAAAGCAGATTGCTCTTTTGACCCGCTTTAAAACGCCCGAAGCGGCGCTGGCAGCCCATCCGGATGAGCTGGCTGAAGTACTGAGCCCGTCCACCTTAAAAGCCTGGCTGGCCGTAGCTGATATTGAAGAAACAGTTCAGCAAACACTGGCCTGGCAGGCAGAAGAAGGTAATCGTCTTCTGTGCCTTGGCGACACTGATTATCCGGCCAGTCTTTTGGATTTGCCCGATGCGCCGGCACTTTTGTATGTAAAAGGGCGTGCAGATCTGTTATCCGCGCCTGCACTTGCCATTGTGGGCAGCCGTAGCGCCACTCCTCAGGGGCTGGATAATGCAAGGGAATTTGCACAATGCTTTAGCGGGGCGGGGCTTACCGTTGTGAGTGGCCTTGCTGCTGGGATTGATGCTGCAGCGCATCAGGGTGCACTTGCTGCGGCTGCATCAACGATTGCCGTTGTAGGCACGGGTCTTGATCGGGTCTATCCGGCAAGTAATCGTGAATTGGCACACCAGATTGCTTGTGATGGTGTTATTTTTTCCGAGTTAGCCTTAGGCAGTCCTCCCAAAGCAGAGCATTTTCCTCGACGCAACCGGATGATTGCGGCTTTGGGCCTGGGCTGCCTGGTGGTGGAAGCCACGGTGGGGAGCGGCTCCTTGATAACTGCGAAACAGGCCGCAGATATAGGAAGGGAAGTTTTTGCTATTCCCGGCTCCATTCACTCACCACAGGCCCGTGGTTGCCATCAGCTGATCAAGCAGGGAGCCAAGCTGGTTGAGTCAGCTGATGATGTATTATCCGAGCTTGCCTGGACGAGTTCCGTGCAAGTATCAGGCAAGCAAAAGGCATCAAAAAGCAGCCCGTTTTTACAAGATATGGGTTTTGATCCCGTCGATATTGAAACATTGTCACAACGTAGCGGCTTGACGACAGACAGGCTATCCGCGATGCTGTTGACCTTGGAGCTTGAAGGTTGCATTGTCGCCCTGCCCGGTAGTCGCTATCAGCGGATTGCCTGA
- the def gene encoding peptide deformylase: MAILNILHYPDDRLYTVAKPVTVFDDRLQQLVCDMSETMYAAPGIGLAATQVNIHQRIVVIDISEEKNSLIALINPEITMMDGKTMWEEGCLSVPGIYEEVERAERVSIRAFDSKGQAFELAADGLLAICIQHELDHLDGKVFVEKLSKLKLSRIVQKLKKNQRKTM, from the coding sequence ATGGCCATTCTAAATATTTTGCACTACCCCGACGACAGGCTGTACACCGTTGCCAAGCCTGTTACTGTATTCGATGATCGCTTACAGCAGCTAGTTTGCGACATGAGTGAAACCATGTATGCAGCTCCGGGCATCGGCTTGGCTGCCACACAGGTGAACATTCACCAGCGCATTGTTGTGATCGATATCTCTGAAGAGAAAAATAGCCTAATAGCACTGATTAATCCTGAAATCACAATGATGGATGGAAAAACCATGTGGGAAGAAGGCTGCCTCTCTGTTCCGGGTATCTATGAAGAAGTGGAGCGCGCCGAACGGGTTAGTATCCGTGCCTTTGATAGCAAAGGCCAGGCCTTTGAGCTGGCAGCCGACGGTTTACTTGCCATCTGCATTCAGCATGAATTAGATCATCTGGATGGTAAAGTTTTTGTAGAAAAACTCTCCAAGCTAAAACTGAGCCGCATCGTACAAAAACTGAAAAAAAATCAGCGCAAAACCATGTAA
- the topA gene encoding type I DNA topoisomerase has translation MPANLLIVESPSKAKTLLKYLGKDFQILASYGHVRGLVRKDGSVDTENDFKMKYQVIERNKKHVDALVAAVKDATNIFLATDPDREGEAISWHIMEILRSKKLLTASRTFKRVVFHEITETAVLNAVANPRDIDSDLVNAQQARSALDYLVGFNLSPLLWRKVRSGLSAGRVQSPALRLICEREIEIRAFNSQEYWSVHLDTHQGRSKFGAKLTQWQGKKLEQFDIPDAGTQERILDALSGQSAEIQSVDKKKKSRSAAAPFTTSTLQQEAVRKLGMTTDRAMRTAQQLYEGMSIGGETVGLITYMRTDSVALANDALDEIRAYIGEKFEKEYLPGSPVIFKNKAKNAQEAHEAIRPTSIYRSPDAVKAYLTADQFKLYQMIWKRTLASQIAAAKFDTVAVDIAVGPDAIFRATGQTLVFPGFIAVYQEDTDDEEEEDEARLPVLNVGDKLPVDKLSGEQHFTQPPPRFTEASLVKSLEEFGIGRPSTYASTIKTLKDREYVILDKKRFTPTDTGEVVNKFLTEHFTQYVDYNFTAKLEDKLDEISTGKRDWIPVLADFWKGFHKQCEEKAGLSRKEVTQEEMDEDCPKCGVAKLAIRLGKRGRFIGCTTYPECDYTRNLGDDADTAPTEPEVVPDRTCPKCESVLHIKVGRYGKFIGCSAYPKCKHIEPLEKPRDTGVECPECKKGSLIERKSRYGKLFYSCNTYPDCKYATWNPPVAECCPQCKWPVMTIKVTKRRGTEKVCPQKECGYVEVIEGPAPKAEKAEAE, from the coding sequence ATGCCCGCAAATCTATTGATTGTCGAATCGCCATCCAAGGCGAAAACGCTGCTTAAATATCTTGGTAAGGATTTCCAGATCCTTGCTTCCTATGGTCACGTCCGTGGTTTGGTCAGAAAGGATGGCTCGGTAGACACCGAGAATGACTTTAAAATGAAGTATCAGGTCATCGAGCGAAATAAAAAACACGTCGATGCACTGGTGGCTGCTGTGAAAGACGCTACTAATATCTTTCTGGCAACTGACCCGGACCGCGAAGGTGAAGCAATTTCCTGGCATATCATGGAAATTTTACGTTCTAAAAAGTTGCTGACGGCGAGTCGCACTTTTAAGCGCGTGGTGTTCCATGAAATTACCGAAACTGCCGTGCTTAATGCCGTGGCAAACCCGCGGGATATTGATAGCGATCTGGTGAATGCCCAGCAGGCACGCAGTGCGCTGGATTATCTGGTTGGCTTTAATCTGTCACCACTGCTTTGGCGTAAGGTGCGCTCCGGCCTATCGGCTGGCCGCGTGCAAAGCCCCGCACTGCGTTTGATTTGTGAGCGTGAGATTGAGATTCGTGCGTTTAACTCGCAAGAATACTGGTCAGTTCACCTCGATACCCATCAAGGCCGCAGCAAGTTTGGTGCAAAGCTTACTCAGTGGCAGGGTAAGAAACTAGAGCAATTCGATATTCCGGATGCCGGTACGCAGGAGCGCATTCTTGATGCGCTTAGCGGCCAGAGTGCCGAGATTCAATCGGTAGACAAGAAAAAGAAATCGCGTAGTGCAGCCGCTCCCTTTACAACCTCTACCTTGCAACAGGAAGCGGTTCGTAAGCTGGGAATGACCACTGACCGCGCCATGCGCACGGCTCAGCAGCTGTATGAAGGGATGAGCATCGGCGGCGAAACCGTCGGTTTGATTACCTATATGCGTACTGACTCGGTGGCTTTAGCTAATGATGCGCTGGATGAAATCCGCGCGTACATTGGCGAAAAATTCGAGAAAGAATACCTGCCGGGTTCACCGGTTATTTTCAAAAATAAAGCCAAAAATGCTCAGGAAGCGCACGAAGCGATTCGTCCGACTTCGATTTATCGCTCACCGGATGCGGTAAAAGCCTATTTAACGGCTGATCAGTTCAAACTTTATCAAATGATTTGGAAGCGCACTCTCGCCAGCCAGATTGCTGCAGCTAAATTTGATACCGTTGCGGTTGATATTGCTGTTGGCCCGGATGCGATTTTCCGCGCTACCGGCCAAACCCTGGTGTTCCCCGGCTTTATTGCCGTTTACCAGGAAGATACCGATGATGAAGAGGAAGAAGACGAAGCACGTCTGCCTGTGCTCAATGTTGGCGATAAGTTGCCGGTAGACAAGCTTTCCGGCGAGCAGCACTTTACCCAGCCGCCGCCGCGCTTTACTGAAGCATCTTTGGTTAAATCGCTGGAAGAGTTTGGTATTGGCCGCCCGTCTACCTATGCATCGACGATTAAAACGCTCAAAGATCGCGAGTATGTGATCCTCGATAAAAAGCGTTTTACCCCGACCGATACCGGCGAAGTGGTCAATAAATTTCTGACTGAGCATTTTACCCAGTACGTGGATTACAACTTTACCGCCAAGCTGGAAGATAAGCTTGACGAGATTTCTACCGGTAAGCGTGATTGGATTCCGGTGCTGGCAGATTTCTGGAAAGGCTTTCATAAGCAATGTGAAGAAAAAGCCGGCTTATCGCGTAAAGAAGTCACCCAGGAAGAAATGGACGAAGATTGTCCGAAATGTGGTGTGGCAAAGCTTGCGATCCGCTTAGGTAAACGGGGCCGCTTTATTGGCTGCACCACTTATCCGGAATGCGATTACACCCGCAATCTGGGGGATGACGCCGATACTGCGCCTACCGAGCCGGAAGTTGTGCCTGATCGAACCTGCCCGAAGTGTGAATCGGTATTGCATATCAAGGTGGGGCGTTACGGTAAGTTTATTGGTTGCTCGGCCTACCCGAAATGTAAGCATATCGAGCCACTCGAAAAGCCGCGTGATACCGGTGTTGAGTGTCCTGAATGCAAAAAAGGCAGCCTGATCGAAAGAAAAAGCCGCTACGGCAAGCTCTTTTATTCGTGCAATACTTACCCGGATTGCAAATATGCTACTTGGAATCCGCCGGTTGCCGAGTGTTGCCCGCAGTGCAAATGGCCGGTGATGACAATCAAAGTGACCAAGCGCCGTGGCACGGAGAAAGTGTGTCCGCAAAAAGAATGTGGCTATGTTGAAGTGATTGAAGGCCCTGCGCCCAAAGCTGAAAAAGCCGAGGCTGAGTAA
- the htpX gene encoding zinc metalloprotease HtpX → MNNWLKTSILMAGIIALFAMIGAMLGGMSGMLLALLLGGGMNIWAYWNSDKMVLRMYNAHPVDAHSAPELYAMVEELSRNAGLPMPKVYVIDEEQPNAFATGRNPENAAVAATTGIMRVLSYRELRGVMAHELAHVQHRDILISTISATMAGAISALANFAMLFGGRNENGRSMNPIVSIVLAILAPIAASLIQMAISRAREYEADAGGARISGDPLALADALQKIESYARGIPMQAADAHPETAQMMIINPLTGGGLSNLFRTHPQTAERVARLHAIARS, encoded by the coding sequence ATGAATAACTGGCTAAAAACGAGCATTCTTATGGCGGGCATTATTGCCCTCTTTGCCATGATAGGCGCAATGCTTGGCGGCATGAGCGGTATGCTGCTGGCGCTGCTTTTGGGTGGCGGGATGAATATCTGGGCCTACTGGAACTCCGACAAGATGGTGTTGCGCATGTACAACGCTCACCCTGTTGATGCCCACAGCGCCCCCGAACTTTACGCAATGGTGGAAGAGTTATCCAGAAATGCCGGTCTGCCCATGCCCAAAGTGTATGTGATCGACGAAGAGCAGCCCAATGCCTTTGCCACAGGCCGTAACCCGGAGAACGCTGCCGTTGCCGCCACCACCGGTATTATGCGTGTACTCTCTTACCGTGAATTACGCGGAGTAATGGCCCATGAGCTGGCCCATGTTCAGCACCGGGATATTTTAATTTCGACCATCTCGGCAACGATGGCGGGGGCAATTTCTGCACTGGCCAACTTTGCCATGCTTTTTGGGGGGCGTAATGAAAATGGCCGCTCAATGAACCCGATTGTAAGCATTGTTTTAGCAATTTTGGCACCAATTGCGGCATCACTAATTCAAATGGCTATTTCCCGTGCCCGGGAATATGAAGCAGATGCAGGTGGTGCGCGTATTTCGGGCGACCCGCTGGCATTAGCAGATGCCTTACAAAAAATCGAGTCTTATGCACGCGGCATTCCCATGCAAGCTGCGGACGCCCACCCGGAAACCGCGCAAATGATGATTATCAACCCGCTTACTGGCGGAGGATTATCAAATTTATTTCGCACTCACCCGCAAACAGCCGAGCGTGTCGCAAGATTGCACGCTATTGCACGCAGTTAA